ATTCATAATTTTCTCCGTATTTGTAAAAGTGAAAACAAAATTCATACCATTCAAAATGCCGCAAATTATCATTATTTTAGAAACAAACTTATAATCAAATTTCAGATTTCTGAAAATTATTCAAAAAGTTGAATTAAAATATTCTGAAAACTTTATAAATATATCAATTGCAATTTTAAATTAGAGAAAGATGAAAACACAAAATGAATAAATGCTTAAATAAATTTAATAAAACAATATTCTCAATTTTTACAATTGTATTATTGATTTTACTTCTAAATTCATGTAATTCAGTTGATTTTGTTGTGCTGAATCTACAAAATGGAATTTCCAAAAATGAAATTGGAATATTAACATTTAATGTAAAAGCTATTTATGAAAAAGAAGATTTTGAAATTGATGAACTTATGAAAATTATAAATAACGGCACTATTGATTTTGTTGTTTTCCAAGAATTGTTTGATGAAAGTACGAGAGAAAAAATTATTGAAAAAGCTGATAAAAATATTTTCAGTAATGCCGTTACTCGGGTTGATTACAACTCATTTCCGGAATTTATTTTTCAAGATGCCGGATTATTTATGATGAGCAAATATCAAAAAGTTGATTTATCAAATTTGGATTTTGGTTGCGAAATTAAAAATTCGAATGGAGTAATTCACACAATTTTAGAAAAAGAAATTTCTGGCACAAATGATTTTCTTGCAAATAAATCAGTTGCGGGAGCTTTGTTTAAGATCGATGAAAAAAATAAAATATTTTTATTTACTTCTCACGTACAAGCTGCCGGAACTTCTGAACACAAACTTTTTCAACTGAAGCAAATCGGAAATTTTATTGAGAAATCAGTGCAAAAAATAATTGAAGATAAAATTGTAGAATCGCAAGAAAATTTATCTGTTATACTTGCCGGTGATTTCAACAGTGATGCATATTCTGCCGATAGATTCAGCATTATGATAAATGCTTTAAAATATCCAAGAGATTTACACAAAGAATTTCATGGGACAAATCAAGAATATAGTTTTAGAAACAGAACAAGACGTTATGATTATATTTTTTCTTATGATAAAATTGGTGATTTTGATTTGAACAAAATAAATGTAAAATCAATTGGAGTGATGGATATTAGAACTGAAAACAATGTAAGTATTTCCGATCACTTAGCAATAAAAGCAAATTTGTTGATCAAATAAAAAATTATGATTTAGAATTTTGTAAAAATTATTTTCTATTTACCATAACAACCCCTAAAATTATAATAACTCCGCTTAACAAAGTTAAAAGTGTAATTTCTTCATTCAAAAAAATCCATGCAGTAAAGACTGTAACAAATGGTTCTAAATAAAGAAATGCGCCAACTCTATTTGCGGGAAGTTCTTTCATTGCTTCGGCCCAAAGCACGTAAGCAATTCCCGAGCAGAAAATTCCGAGAAATAAAATTGCGCTCCAGTTAATTATTGTTAATGAAAAAACTCGATTTGCAAAATCTTGCGAAATTGAAAATGGAGTTAGTAGAATTAGCATTGTTACAAATAAATAAAGTATTGTTAACGATGGCGGATAATTTAAAGTTACTTTTCTTCCCCAAAACGAATAAATGCTCCAAGTAAAAGCGCTGCCCAAAACTAAAAGATCGCCAAAATTTGAAATAAAATTAAGAGATTTTAAATTTCCTTTGCTGATTAAAATTATCAATCCGGTAAATGCAATTACTGCTCCAATTAACTGAACGGAATTCATTTTTTCTTTGTAAAATGCAAACCCCATAATTGCCATAATTACTGGCACAATGCCAATTATCCAGCCCGTATTTGAAGCTGACGTAAACTGCATTCCCGTAACTTGAATCCACAAATGTGTAGTTGAAATTATTGATAAAATTAAAATTCCCTTAATATCTTTTTGCTCAAGAGAAAAATTTCTTTTTCGAGAAAAAGCAATAAATAGTGCTGTGAGAATTCCAAATATTAGTCGCAAATAAATTATGTTTAACGGAGTTAGTGAATCCAAGAGACTTTTAGTAGCGACAAAAGATGCACCCCACATTGTAATTGAAAATAAGGGTTTCCAAATATTTTTTATGCTTAATGGCAAATAATTTTTCCAAATAAAAACAAATATAAATAAGAAAAATGAATTGTTTACTTTTGAGCTAACGTAATGAAAAATACTTTTTAATAAAATTAATTTTACAGCATTAAAAAGTTATTTTAAGTTATTGAAAATACTAAGAATTTAGCTTGGAGTATTTAATATGAAAATAAATACAATAATTACTGGATCAACCGGAATGGTTGGCGAAGGCGTTTTACACATTTGTTTAAATAATGAAAATGTTGAAAAAGTATTGGTAATAAATAGAAAACCTTGCGGAGTTATTCATCCCAAATTAACGGAAATAATTCACAAAAATTTTATTGATTTAAGCGAAATAGAAAATCAGTTAATTGGATATAATGCATGCTACTTTTGTGCTGGGGTTTCATCAATTGGGAAAAGTGAAGAAGAATATAAAAAAGTAACATATGATTTGACTTTAAATTTTGCAAAGACTTTAGCTAAGTTAAATCCGCAAATGGTGTTTACTTATGTTTCCGGAACCGGAACAGACAGCTCAGAAAAAGGAAAATTAATGTGGGCGCGAGTTAAAGGAAAAACCGAAAATGATTTATTAAAACTTCCATTTAAAGATGCATATATGTTCAGACCTGGATATATTCAGCCAATTAATGGTTTAAAAAATTCGTATAAAATTTACAAACTAACTTCTCCATTTTTTCCAATTTTAGAAAAACTATTTTCTAAACATGTAATAACTTTAGAAGAACTCGGAAACTCAATGATTAACGTAACAAATAATGGTTACGAGAAAAATGTTTTAGAAAATGTTGATATAAGAAAAACGGTGGAATAATTATTTTTCTTTGGTTTTAAAACACGACATTTTATTCCCTTTTAGATAACTGAATTTCCAAATAGCTGTTTTCATTGCAACTAAATGATTCCATAATTGTTTCATTTCCCTGAAAATCTTGATAAAAGGAATAATGCCCGATTGAAGCACATGTTTGAATTCCTGAAACTCTAAATATTTTTTCGCCCGAATTAAAAATCGGAACATTAAAAGTTTCAATTTCTGTAATATGAGTAGATGAAGGAGATTCGGTTCGATACCAGCTTTTCCAATTAAGAGAATTAATTGTATCACCGGTTTCATTTAAAGTTAATTCTAAAGTATCCGCAAAAGCACTTATTTCTTGTTTTGCAATAAATCGATTCCCAATCATTTCTCCTTTTACGGAATGTGAAATAATTGTTTCTTGCTCAAAAGTACTTCCATCTTCCCTTTTATAGAATCTATTAACAAATAACATGTATTCACAATAATTGTAATCTAAATTAGGCTCACTGCCACCGCCATTAAAATTATTGCCAATTTGTATTTTCAAATCAATATCAGATTCATCGGTGTAAGGAGAGCTTCCGTTTGAATTTACAACGCAAACTAAAAACTCATCGTAAGAATTTCTTAAATTTGGAATTTCATAGTAATAAATTCCGGCAACGCTTTCTATAAAAGTAAGTTCATTATTTTGTATTCCGAAAACATGAAAATATAATCCAAATTGATCAACCGGACCTTTTACAGACAATCTCATTTTGTATGTTTCGTCTACTGGCTTATAATTTAATTTTATTTTAAACAATTTTGCAGAAAGATCGAGATATGTATCAACTTTTGGATCTTGCGCATTAAATATTTTTAGAGTATCGTTTGCGTTATTTATATTCCAAATGCTGTTCACACTATTAATAAAATTATTTTTGGGTAGTTCATATATTTCATTATTTATTAATTTTTTGTAATAATCTGAGAACCATTCAACAAAAAGTCCATCTACATTTTTAAACATAGATGTTAACGGATCAATCTCGGTGGAAATATTTTTATATGTATTTCTAAATCCATTTTTTCCAAAACTTGTATTCTTTTCTAAGTATTCAATTAGTGATGCCATTCCATAACCGTGGTTCATGTAAATTGCATTATCTGAAGAAGCTCCATATTGAACTCCGTTAAATGGAGCAAAATTATTGTTTGCAAAATTATATGAATATGTATTTGTAGTTAAATATTTTTCAGCCCATGAGTAAAATGCAAATCTTATCCAATGATAATCATTTTGATTCCACTGTTTATTTTTAATATTATCATATCTTACATTGATTTCTAAATCAAAAAAAGCATTAAAGAAATTGGTTTTTATTTTTTCAAAGTTATTAAGATTTACATCATCTCGACTAATATTAAATGAGTATTCAATTTTATAGTTATCTTCTAGCGAATATCCTTGAAAAGAAATAGAATAATTAGCTGTTTCTTTTTGATATCTAATAACAACCGGTATTTCTAAATTCTTATATATAAGATATTCTAGATCGTTTACCATAATATCATAAACAGCTTCTAAATTATTGGCAAGTTCCTGCATTTTTTGTGTTTGTATAATTGGGTAACTAATTTTGAAATGCTCAGTTTTATAAGTTTTGTATTGATTAAGAATATTTATAAACATTTTAGAATTATCAACAAGTAATTTATTTGAATTTGTATTCTTCCACAATATGCCGGAATTATCCAATGGAATGTGCGAAATAATAAATCCGGATGAATCTATTGCTTCATGTAAATTATAAATTGTAGATGTGGAATTATAAACCTCGTTGTAGTATTCACTTCCAATTGCAATAAATTTTTCTTCGGAAAGTTCGCCGGTATATTTAAAAATTATTTTCAAAGGTTTATTAATTTCATTTGGAAGTCCAACTATTTCGTATAAATCAGAAACAGTATTTTCACCAAAGGCACCGTCGCTTTCAACATCACTTATTGAGATTTCATAATCTTTATCCAATGCCCCGGAAGGAATTACTATTTTGCAATCACCACTTTCCAAAGTTCCGCCATTAACCCCAACCGTAACCGCATCTTTTGGTTTTTCTTCTTTTGGTGATGAAGGATCTTCCGAACAACTTAAAAAAGTTAATAATAAAAGGATTGAAAAAAATAGAACGATTCTTGCAATTTTTGATGTCATAATAACTCTTAAGTTGATTAAGAAATTTAATTATAGAATTATGACCGGATAGGAATTTATATATTTAGTAAAATATTATTTCTTGCAAGTGTGATTTTAAAATATTGAAAATTACTTAAACCTAAAAGAAGAAAATATTTTTGATAAATTTAAAAAACGAATGAGGAATACTTAAGCAAAGTTAATTTATTCTTCCAGTGAATTAAAAAATATTTTCGGTTTTTGAAATATTTGCCTTCATACCAAACAACAATCGCATTAAGTTAAATCTTCTTATAAACAATTCGTAAAAAAGAAAACTTCCTCCGAATGTTAAAAAAATAATCACACCAAATTTTATATAAACATTCCAATTAAAATTAATTATGTAGTAGCCGAAAATTATCATAATTGTTTGATGTAAAATATAAAGCGGATATACAGATTCATTTGCATAGGTTAAAACTTTACTCGGTTTGTTCAATAAAAATTTTCCGTAACCTAGTAATGTAAAAATCCAAGAAGGAATTAGAATCCATTTTAGTAAACCATATAAAATTTCAAAAGAAATTGTATCTTCGTTCATTATTTCAAATGTTGGACCCCAGACAAAAATCAATAAAAACAAAATTGGTATAATGGAAATAATCAAAGATTTTTTTCTATTTACAATTATTGAATTCCACAAACCGGAAAAAGTAGAAATGCAAAATCCGAAAATAAAAAATGTAAACGAAACACTGTGATTGTACCAATCATTAATAAGTGCATGTGTTGTTGGAAAAGTTTCTGCTAAAGAATAATAAAATGTTAAAAGTGGAATAGTTAATAAATAAATTATGTTTGGATGTTTTGTGAAAAAAACATTTACTATTTCTTTTAGTTGGTTTGATTTTTTACTTCTCAAAAATAAAAATAACGGAAGTGCAATTACAGAATAAACAAAAATATAAAGTATATACCATAAGTGATGCCAACTTAAACTTCCACCTTTTGGGTAAGGAATAAATTCAAAAACGGTTTTCCAAAACTCCCAATAATTTGCAAAATGAATTCCATCAGAAATTCTTTCATAATAAATTTGCGGCGGAACAATTACCAGCATTCCGAATATTAAAGGAATTAATAATCTTTTTGATCTTTCTGCAATAATTCCAGCTACGGTTCTTTTTCCCATTGAATAAAAAATCACCATTCCGGAAATTGTAAATAATAATGGTAAACGCCATTGATTGAAAAACGCCATCCAAGTTTCAAACCACTCCAAAGTTGGATTATTTTTTATGTGAAAATCCCAAGGAACGAAAATCATTCCCACGTGATAAAAAATTAAAATGTAGAATGCAATTACGCGGAGCCAATCTAAATAGTATTTTCTTTGAGAGTTTAAATAATTTTCTTTCACAATTCAGATTTCTAATAGTTTATTAAAAATTAGTATGAAAAATTTTCGTTTAAACGAATAAATTTCGCAACTGATAAAAATAAATGAAACAAAACATCATTTTTCATTCAATATTCTAAAAATATTAATTGGCATTTCGATTGTTTATAATACTTATTATAAACTAATTTTAAGATCAATAAAATAAACATTTCATAAATAAATTTTTTCAAATCCTAAAACCGGAGGAATAATGAAAGCAAAGATACTCTTTTTATGTTTATTTGTTTTCAGTTTTATACCATTAAAAACTAATGCGTATAATTATGTAAATTTTCAAGCCAGACAAATCAATGGATATAATTACTGGAACATATTGGAATTCAATGAATTTGAAACAATGGTAGTTGTAGATGGTTTGTTTTATGAAACAACTTTAACAATGAAAGTCAGATTGGGTAATTATCTTGAATATTGGAATAATACTAAGGTTTATCCTCCAGCTGGTAATTACGAATTTACTTGGAATTTTAGTTTACCAGAAAAATCGGTTATAACAGATTGCAAAATGTGGGATGATAGTAAAAATTCATTTGTTTCTGCACAGATGATTGACCTTTCAACAGCCGAAGAAAATTATGATGAAAACAACACTTCAAAGCAGCAATTATTGATGAGGGAATACAGAAATAGAAATTATTATGGAACATTAGATAATTTTTTAGAACTAAAAATTACCCCCGTTGATAGCAAGCAATATAAAAAAATACAAATTAAATTCTTAACACCATGTGAAATGTATTGGGATGTCAGAAGATTTAATATTCTGACAAGAAATTTTTATCAACCGTATCAAAGCTGGAACAACGGAAGTTATATTTTTACTAATAATGATAAACCCGCAATATTTAAAATAATTGATAAAAACAATCCGAACGAAAAACCTAGAAATATAGTTAATATAGATGCTAACTGGCAAAAATCCGGTGATTATTGGCAATGGCAGACAGGACCAAATCTCGAATATTACCAATGGAGCGAAAACGCTTTATTACGTGTTCCAATGGAAATTGTTAATGGGAAATATTTAAAAACTTTTGATGACGGCAAAAACAAATTTTATCAAACTTCAATCTTGCCGCAAATTACTAATGATGATAGACCTTCAAAAAATGTAATTATTGCAATTGATCTCGCTAATGGAAATTATAATTCAATTCTTGATAACATAAAATATTCCATAAAATTTGGTTTAACTGAAAAAGATTCAATACTTTTTATAGTAAGCGATTTTAATCCTAAATGGCTTGGCGATAATTTTCAGAAAAAAACTGATGATTTTATTGAACAAAAGATAAATGAAGCTAAAACTTACGACCCAAAATTAAATACACTTCCATTTATTTTAAGAGCTGCCGTTAATAAATTCAACCAAGTTGATAAGGGCGGAGAAATATGGTTAATTTCAGACGATGCAACTCATTCTGAAACAGCTGCTGAAGCAATGGAAATAGTTGATCAAACTATATTTTCTGCAAATAATGATATCAAATTCAGAATTATGGATGTTAGCAACGGTTATAATGGTAATTATATAAACAATAAGTATTACAGAGGCAATCAATATCTTTATGAAAATTTATTTAGACTTACCGGCGGGTCATATAAAAATATTTGGGATTATCCCGAATATGATTGGGCAGATGTTGGTTTTGATGTTTTTTCTCCCGTAATTGGTGTTGTAGAAATTGATCCAATTCCGCAGAACGGATTCAGTTACTCAAGAGTAGATTTAAATAACGGACGTAAAAGTTTTAATATGATGTCCCGTTATTTTCAAATTGGATTGTATGAAGGCGAAAATCCTTTCGATATTTTATATAACGGATATTTTGAAAATAATTTATATCGAAAAACTTTTAATGTAGAGGAAACCTTAGTAAAAAATGATTTTGATCATTTTGCAAAAACTTATTGGTATTCAAATTATATAAGAGAAAATTTACTTGCTCAGCCGCAGACTTACGAAACCATAAAATATATTGAAAAGCTTGCGGTTGAAAATAATATTATAACGCCATACAGCGGATTTTTACTTCCGGGAGTAAATAATTATATAGGATTCAAAGCATTAACTCTTGATGATACGCTAACAGTACCGGATTCCATTTCTACATCGGTTGAAGAAATTCCGGAGGTCCCAAAAACTTATACATTATCTGCTTATCCAAATCCGTTTAATCCAACTACAACAATAAATATAGAAATGTCTAACAATGCTGATAAAAATTTTACAGTTGAGATATATAATATTTTAGGACAGAAAGTGAAATCCTATGAATTTACCAACAATTTTAATACTGTTAAACAAATTGTTTGGAATGGTAAAAACGAATATGGAGAAGATGTTAGTTCGGGTACATACATTGTCCGGTATGTATCTAATCAACATATTCAAACAATGAAACTTCTTTTAATTCGTTAATCAATTTTGAGGATAAAATGAAAAAATTACTTTTAATATATATTTTATTTTGCTATTCAATAACATTTGCTAGCGAATATTCGGTTTATGAAGCTAATTATCCAAATGTAAAAGATTATAATGTAAATATTCATGATGCAACAATTAAAGTATTACCGCGTGGAAATTTTATTGAACTGAATGTTTATATGACGGTATCATACGATTTTAACAGTTGGTTTTTTAAGAATTATAATGAATTGGAATTTCAATGGTTATTTTCACTTCCGGAACATGCCATAATGACCGATTTCAAATTGTGGATAACAGAAGATTCTACAATCTCAGCAACCGTAATGGATAAATGGACAGCAGAATTATTGTTTAGTGATGTAAGTACTCCGGTAAGACATCCCGGTTTGCTAACTCAATCTTCTGCAACTCGCGAAGGAAAAGTAAATTATAATCTTAAAATATTTCCATTAAAACGAAATGAAAAAAGAAAATTTAAAATTCAATATTTGGTACCTGGAAGACCTTCTGCAAGTTCTTTAAGAGCTTGGCTTCCAACCACAGAAATAATTGCAAAAAAGACATCAAGAAATGTTAAAGATATTAACATAGTTTACCAATATGATAATAACCCTTTAGAACCAAAAGTTGTTGGGGCTGACGTAATAAGCAAAAGCCATTCTCAATTGGATTCTACTTGGAATTTAAAAATTCCGGTTAAATATGATCAGTTTGTTGAATTTGTAATTCCATCTCCAATTCAAAATAATATTTATTTAAGTTCGTATAAATACAATAATGAAAACTATTATCACTTAGCTGTTTATCCACCAGAAACGCAGAAAATTAAAGAAAATAGGAAAATTTTAATTTGTGTTGATTTCAATATTTACAATACGAAGAATTTTGATGGTGAATATTTACTAACGTATTTGAAAGAAACAATTGCCCAAGCAACTGATGAAAATGATTCAGTAAATATTATGATTGCATATGACGATATTAATATTGCATCTGAAGAATGGGTTAGTTGTACCGAAGAAAATTTAGATTCACTCTTTACAAAAATTATGAAAAGATCATTTCCAACATATAGTTATTTCCAACCGTTAATGAGCAAAGCTGCGGAGTTTATAAACAAATCAACCGGAAATCCCGAGGTTGTTGTTTTCTCAAACACAGATGAAATAAATTTAGGAGTTAATGATAAAGAAGCTTTAGCTGGTGAAATTTTAGCAATGTTTAAAAATCAATCAAAGTTACATTTTGTTGATCTGGACAATGTTAATTCGTTGGTGTACAACTATAATTATAATACTGGAAATGGTTATTACGAAACCCAGCTGCAATCATTCTATGGAAAAATGAGTAATGAAACAGCTGGAAATTTATATTATTTACGATATCATGATATTAAAACAATTTTAAATGCATTCTTTTATGAAAAAATAAGTCACTTTGAAAGTGTTGAAGTTCAAATGACATTACAAAATGGCTACTCATATAGCAAACATTTAATGAATGAAAATGAAGGATATTACCCACTTGATTTTCCAATTATGCAATCCGGAAAATTTACTGGTGAATTTCCAATTCAATTAAAAATAATCGGCAAAAAACAAATGGAAACCGTTGATACTACTTTTATAATTAATCAAAATGATTTGACAGAAGGAAATAATAAAATAGTTACATCATGGTATGGAAAAAACATAAATGATCTATTAGATTATTCATACGATCCGCTAACAATTAGCAGTATTATTGATATGAGCGTTGAGCAGAAAATATTAACTCCTTACAGCGGATTTATAATAATTGATAAAAACATAATTAGCTATACGAATAATGAAGATGATGATTCCGAAGATGAAAATTACAATGAAGGTGATGATGACATGACTGGTGTTGATGATAATATTCAAAATTCGTTTGACTTGGAACTTTCTGCATATCCCAATCCATTTAATAGTATGGTAACTTTAAAAGTTACAATTCCAGAAACAAATAACTACACTTTAATTATTTATAATATTCTTGGACAAAAAGTAAAAGAATTTGATCTTTCTTCATTTTCAAGTGGAACTCATTATATTCAATGGAATGGAATATCTGATGAAAATAGAAAAGTAGCTTCCGGATTATACTTTGCTGTTCTTCACGGTTTGAATAAAACTGAAATTGTAAAATTACAGCTTGTTGAATAAATTAATAAAGAAATGTAGAGACGTAAAATTTTACGTCTCTACAAAAATAACTAAGAAATCAATTTAGCATTAAGAGTAATTTCTGTTCCGGCAAATAATCTGGAAATAGGACAATTAGCCTTTGCTTCTTTTGCCAATTGATTAAAATCTTCTTCACTTAAACCCGGAACAACAGCTTCGCATTCCAATAAAATTGATGTAATTTTTGGACCGTTATCTTGACCCAATTCAACAGTTGCTTTTGTTTCAATGCTGGTTGGAGTTAATTCCTTTTTAGAAATTAATGCAGATAAAAACATTGAAAAACATCCGGCATTTGCTGCGCCAACCAATTCTTCCGGACTTGTTTCGGGACCATCTTCAAATCTTGAGCGGAAATTAAAAGGTCCATCATATCCGGTAAAATTCATTTTTCCGTAACCATCTTTTAATGTTCCTTCCCATTTTGCTTTTGCATAATGTTTGCCCATTTGTATAACTCCTTTCTTAATTTGTTTTAATAAATGATTTCAAATAAAAATTCTTAATTGATAAGATATCCGATTATTGCCAAAATGTAAAACTATTTCTGAAAACTATGAGGAGCAATTTTAGCTTTTTTAATTATTATTTCTTCCCAAACATTTCCGGTAATGTAAACTTCTTTTTCAAGCCAATTTTTTCTTAAATCGTCTTCATTTTCGTAATCACAAAAAATTACGGAGCCATTCATTTTTTCATTTTCATCAAGTAGTGCAGAAGCAAAAATCCATTTTCCGGATTTGAACATTTCATCAGCAAATTTTAAATGTTGTTCACGTACCGCCAATCTTCTCTCTAAAGCATTTTCATCTTTAAAATCATTTGCAATTACAACAAAATTCATAATATTTTCCTTTATTTCATGTGATCTGCAATTTCATATTCAAGAGCTTTTAAAGTCAAGTTTACATCCGCAAATAAAAATAAGGCAGATGAAATAATTCCTGTAATACTTAAAATAAAAAATGTAATTCCTAAAGCTTCCAAATTCACTTGAAATAAATTCATAATTAATAAAACTGGAATTATTAAACTACTGCAAAGAATGCTGAATGAAATTGACCCAATTGAATATTTTAAAATATAACTTCTTCTAACTAAAATTTTTAGCTGAAGTTTTTTGTTTTTGATTTCTTGATCCGTTAACTTATCTTTTTCAATATCTGCAACTAAACCGCGTGATCTATCAATTGTTCTTGCAAGTCTGTTTGTTAATGAAAGCAGAATTAATCCAACGCCAGAAATTAATACAAGCGGAGAAATTGATGATTGAAAAAATTCCACTAAAGATTTTGTTAATTCCATAAATTAAAATTTATATTTGATGTTTAAAGATAAGAAATCTTGACAGAACTTTTTAAAATGTATGAATAAATAAATTTTAGTTCATAGGAATTTCAATCAATAAAATAAAGGAATTTTCTAATATGGAAATTTCTAACTTTTCGGAGTTCCAAATTCCAATTGCATCTCTGCGAGATAAAATTTCATCAGCGGTTTTAATTATGCCTTCAATTACAAAAATGTAAACACCGTTTTTAGAATTGTGGATTTGATAATTTACAACTTGATCTTTTTCAAATTCTCCCCAACTTAAATATGCATCTTGATTTAGCCAAAGTGAATTTTCATTTTTATTTGGTGCAACAACGGTTTGCAGTTTATTTCTTCTTTCTACTGGATTAAAATATTTTTGATCATATCTTGGAGTGTGTCCGCTTTTATCCGGAAAAACCCAAATCTGTAAAAGTTCAACATTTTCATTTTCGGAAGCGTTAAATTCGGAATGAGTAATTCCCGTTCCAGCGGACATAACTTGAATTTCGTTTGGTTTAATAATTTCTTGATGTCCCATGCTGTCTTTGTGCGCCAAACTTCCTTTGAGAAGAATAGTAACAATTTCCATATTATCATGCGGATGCATTCCAAAACCTTCTGCAGGCGCAACCCAATCATCATTTAAAACACGCAATTTTCCAAACCTAATTTTTTGCGGCGAGTACCAGCTTGCAAAACTAAACGAGTGAAAAGTTTTTAACCAACCATGATCAAAAAATCCCCTTTCGGAAGCCGGATGAAATATCTTATTCATAACTTCTTTCAAATAAATAATTTATGAAAAAGAAATTAAATAACTTTTCAATAAAAATAAATAGATAAAATATCCCATAAACATTTTCACAAATTTCAATTTGGTTTTAATTCCAAAATAAAAGAGTTTTACAAAACAAATTTTACTTTAGAAAATGAAAAAAATATCAATCATACTCTTACTTCAAATAATTATAATTTCTTGCGGAACAATTTCCATGGAAAATAAAATTGATAATATTTTTTCTGAATTTCAGAATGAATTAACACCGGGAGTTTCCGTTTCGGTTTTGAAAGATGAAAAATTAGTTTATGAAAAATGTTTTGGCTTTGCAGATTTGGAAAATAAAATTTTAATTGAACCCAAAACT
The nucleotide sequence above comes from Ignavibacteriota bacterium. Encoded proteins:
- a CDS encoding EamA family transporter codes for the protein MKNIWKPLFSITMWGASFVATKSLLDSLTPLNIIYLRLIFGILTALFIAFSRKRNFSLEQKDIKGILILSIISTTHLWIQVTGMQFTSASNTGWIIGIVPVIMAIMGFAFYKEKMNSVQLIGAVIAFTGLIILISKGNLKSLNFISNFGDLLVLGSAFTWSIYSFWGRKVTLNYPPSLTILYLFVTMLILLTPFSISQDFANRVFSLTIINWSAILFLGIFCSGIAYVLWAEAMKELPANRVGAFLYLEPFVTVFTAWIFLNEEITLLTLLSGVIIILGVVMVNRK
- a CDS encoding epimerase; this translates as MKINTIITGSTGMVGEGVLHICLNNENVEKVLVINRKPCGVIHPKLTEIIHKNFIDLSEIENQLIGYNACYFCAGVSSIGKSEEEYKKVTYDLTLNFAKTLAKLNPQMVFTYVSGTGTDSSEKGKLMWARVKGKTENDLLKLPFKDAYMFRPGYIQPINGLKNSYKIYKLTSPFFPILEKLFSKHVITLEELGNSMINVTNNGYEKNVLENVDIRKTVE
- a CDS encoding acyltransferase family protein, yielding MKENYLNSQRKYYLDWLRVIAFYILIFYHVGMIFVPWDFHIKNNPTLEWFETWMAFFNQWRLPLLFTISGMVIFYSMGKRTVAGIIAERSKRLLIPLIFGMLVIVPPQIYYERISDGIHFANYWEFWKTVFEFIPYPKGGSLSWHHLWYILYIFVYSVIALPLFLFLRSKKSNQLKEIVNVFFTKHPNIIYLLTIPLLTFYYSLAETFPTTHALINDWYNHSVSFTFFIFGFCISTFSGLWNSIIVNRKKSLIISIIPILFLLIFVWGPTFEIMNEDTISFEILYGLLKWILIPSWIFTLLGYGKFLLNKPSKVLTYANESVYPLYILHQTIMIIFGYYIINFNWNVYIKFGVIIFLTFGGSFLFYELFIRRFNLMRLLFGMKANISKTENIF
- a CDS encoding T9SS type A sorting domain-containing protein encodes the protein MKAKILFLCLFVFSFIPLKTNAYNYVNFQARQINGYNYWNILEFNEFETMVVVDGLFYETTLTMKVRLGNYLEYWNNTKVYPPAGNYEFTWNFSLPEKSVITDCKMWDDSKNSFVSAQMIDLSTAEENYDENNTSKQQLLMREYRNRNYYGTLDNFLELKITPVDSKQYKKIQIKFLTPCEMYWDVRRFNILTRNFYQPYQSWNNGSYIFTNNDKPAIFKIIDKNNPNEKPRNIVNIDANWQKSGDYWQWQTGPNLEYYQWSENALLRVPMEIVNGKYLKTFDDGKNKFYQTSILPQITNDDRPSKNVIIAIDLANGNYNSILDNIKYSIKFGLTEKDSILFIVSDFNPKWLGDNFQKKTDDFIEQKINEAKTYDPKLNTLPFILRAAVNKFNQVDKGGEIWLISDDATHSETAAEAMEIVDQTIFSANNDIKFRIMDVSNGYNGNYINNKYYRGNQYLYENLFRLTGGSYKNIWDYPEYDWADVGFDVFSPVIGVVEIDPIPQNGFSYSRVDLNNGRKSFNMMSRYFQIGLYEGENPFDILYNGYFENNLYRKTFNVEETLVKNDFDHFAKTYWYSNYIRENLLAQPQTYETIKYIEKLAVENNIITPYSGFLLPGVNNYIGFKALTLDDTLTVPDSISTSVEEIPEVPKTYTLSAYPNPFNPTTTINIEMSNNADKNFTVEIYNILGQKVKSYEFTNNFNTVKQIVWNGKNEYGEDVSSGTYIVRYVSNQHIQTMKLLLIR